Within Aliivibrio fischeri, the genomic segment TTCAAACCTAAACTCACCAAACGGTTTCGAACAAGTACAAGCTCTCCCACCATATTCATGATGTTATCTAGCGTTGATGTATCAACACGTACCGTACTTTCTGATTGTGATTTTGCTGGCGCTTTTGCTGGTGCCTTTGCAACCGCTTTCACATCTTCTTTCGGTGCTTGTGTTCTTGTCGGCGCAGGTGCCGTTGTTCTTGTTGGTGCTTCAACTACAGGTGCTGGTGCACTTGTTGTCTGATTCATCGCAGCAACAGGTTGAACAGCTTGATCAAGCTCTTCTTCCGTTGGACCTTTGCCTGAACCGTGCAGTTGATCAAGTAATTTCTCAAACTCATCATCTGTCATTAAATCTGAATCACCAGAATTTGACAGTATGTCTTCTACCGGTTTAGCAGCAGGAGTTGTCGTTGCATTACTTGGGCTTTTACCTGAACCATGAAGCTCATCAAGCAGACGCTCAAACTCATCATCAGTAATATCGCCATCATCAGCACTTGTTGACGATGCAATAGGCGCAGCAGGAGCTGGTGTTACTGAAGCGGCACTACTTGGAGATGCGCCTTTACCGTGTAATTCATCTAATAATCGTTCAAATTCATCTTCTGTAATATCATCAACAGAATCATGATTATTAGCCGGAACAGAAACCTCTTCTACAGAAGAAGTTACTTCAATTACAGGCTCTTCAATAATGATATCTTCAACAACAGCTTCATTTGCTGCTGATGCAATTTCATCTTCTGATGCAGGTTTGCTTAAACGATGCAGTTCATCAAGCAAGCTTTGTTCTGCCGGCTCTAAAGCTTCACCATTTTGCACTGAACTGAACATAACATTCACGGTATCAAGTGCTTGTAAGATGGTATCCATTAGCTCAGAAGTAACTTTACGTTTACCTGTTCTAAGAATATCAAATACGTTTTCCGCACCATGACAAGCATCAACTAATTCAGTTAATGACAAAAAGCCTGCACCGCCTTTAACGGTATGAAAACCACGGAAAATAGCATTTAATAAATCAGCATCATCAGGGCGTTGCTCTAATTCAACTAATTGTTCAGAAAGTAGCTCGAGAATTTCTCCTGCTTCAATTAAGAAATCTTGCAGGATGTCTTCATCCATTTCAAAGCTCATAGTATTCCTCTAAAATCCTAGACTGGCTAATAGGTCATCAACATCATCTTGAGATGCTACAGCGTCTTCGCGTTCATGCGGGTTGATAATTGGTCCTTCAGCAACAGCAGGTTTCTTCGATTGGTCCGCTGCATCTAACCGCTCTTCCACTTTAAACAACGTCAAGATATCAACCAATCGGTCTTCAACTTCTTGAACTAACGTAATTACTCGTTTAATAATTTGACCAGTAAGGTCTTGGAAGTCTTGTGCCATTAAGATAGTGGTTAGTTCATTACGAAGCTCTGAACTATTACCTTCAACTTGAGTTAATAATCCATCAATGTTGTGGCATAAGGTTTTGAACTGAGCAAGCTCAATTCGACCTTTCATTAAACTGTTCCACTGTGGGCGAACTTGAAGCAAGCCTTCGTGCAATTCGTCTGCAATAGGTAATGAACGATCAACAGCATCCATTGTTTTATTGGCTGCCATTTCCGTTTTATCAATCACATATTGCAAACGATCACGCGCATCTGGAATCTCATCATTAGCAATGGCAACAACTCGATGATCAAGTTTAAAGTTCTTCAAAGACTCATGAAGATCACGAGTTAAAGAACCTATCTCTTTCAACATTGGTTGTTCACTTGGCATTGCTAACGAAGCAACTAATTGATTTGCTTCTTCTTGCTTGCCACCTTCTAATAAAGCGACAAGTTCCTTGGCATCAGTTAATGAAATCATCTTTTACTAATCCTTCCAACGCAACATCGACTTATAAACGTTCAAAAATCTTGTCTAATTTTTCTTTTAATGTTGCAGCTGTGAAAGGCTTAACAATGTAGCCATTTACGCCAGCTTGAGCAGCTTCAATGATTTGTTCACGCTTAGCTTCAGCAGTGATCATTAATACTGGTAAGTGTTTTAATTCGTCATCGGCACGAATTGTCTTTAGCAAGTCGATCCCTTGCATCCCTGGCATGTTCCAATCTGTTACTACAAAATCGAAACCACCTTTTTTAAGCAGTGGCAGTGCTGTTAAACCATCATCCGCTTCTTGGGTGTTATTAAAACCTAAGTCACGTAATAAGTTTTTTACAATACGGCGCATTGTTGAAAAGTCATCAACAATAAGGATCTTCATGTTTTTATTCAAAATCGCCTCCAGTGAGGGCAAAGTAACGGGATTTAATTATTCTACTGTCCAAGATGATAACTTGGCCCGTAGTCGTTGCATCGATTGGCTGTGTATTTGGCTTACGCGAGACTCGCTTACACCAATTACAGCACCAATCTCTTTTAGGTTAAGTTCTTCATCGTAATAAAGAGACAAAACCAAAGCTTCTCTTTCAGGAAGCGTTTTAATCGCTTCCACAAGAGCTACTCGAAAGTGTTCATCGGCAACACCTTGAAACGGAAGATTATCATCAGCTTGCTCTTCAGTTGCGATCACATCATCAGAAACGCCTAAATCTTCCATACCAACTAGTTTACCGCAATTTACATCATTAAGTATCTGATAATATTGATCTAACGGTAATTCTAGATAGTCTGCTATCTCTTTATCGGTCGGATCCCGAGAAAGTTTAGCTTCAAGCTCTCTAATTGCCGAATTAATCATCCGACTGTTCTTATGTACTGAGCGAGGAACCCAATCTCCACGTCGAATTTCATCCAACATTGAGCCTCTAATTCGAATCCCAGCATAGGTTTCAAAACTTGCGCCTTTACTGCCATCATAATTTTGCTGGGCTTCTAATAAACCAATCATGCCAGCTTGAATCAGATCATCTACTAATACACTCGCTGGCAATCTCGCCATTAAATGATGAGCAATACGTTTAACCAGATCAGAATAACGTTCTAAAAACGCCTTCTGACTGTTTACATTGCCTTTATGATCATAAGTTAAGCCATCAGACATAATCGTCCTCAATTTCACTTGTTTTTTCATTGCGTAATAGCTTTTCTACGAAAAACTCTAAGTGACCGCTTGGTGCTTTAGGTACAGGCCAAGTTACCACTTTGTTTGCAAGAGATTTCATTGCTAACGCTGCTGGAGAGCGTGGATATGCATCCACAACGACTTTTTGTTTTCTAACTGACAGACGCACTTTTTCATCTAATGGAATACAAGCCACTAATTCCATATTTGCAGATAAAAAGCGATCCGTTACTAGCGTTAGTTTCGCAAATAATTCACGACCTTCACGGTAACTTCTTACCATGTTGGCAACAATTTTGAATCGTTGAACATTATGCTCACGACTTAAAAGTTTTATTAATGCATATGCATCGGTGATTGACGTTGGTTCATCACACACCACAACTAAAACATCTTGAGCCGCACGAGAAAAACTGGTCACCATATCAGAGATACCAGCAGCAGTGTCGATTAAAAGAATATCTACTTCTTCTTCTAAACTGCTGAATGCTCGAATTAATCCTGCATGTTGTGCTGGTGTTAGTTCTGCCATAGATTTTGTTCCTGACGTTGCAGGAATTAGTCTCACACCATATGGGCCTTCAACGATAATGTCTGCTAATTCGCATTCACCATCCAAAACATGCCCTAGGTTTTTATGTGCTCGAACACCCAGCATAATATCAATATTTGCTAAGCCTAAATCGCCATCTAGCACCATCACTTTTTTCCCTTGCTGTGCAAGTGATAATGCTAAATTTAATGTTACGTTTGTTTTACCTACGCCACCTTTACCACCCGTTACAGCAACCACTTTGGTCAATGTTGGTTTGGTTAAGCGTCGTAATCCACTAGCCTGATCGTATATATTATTATCAATCATAAATTGTCCGCCTCTGGCATATCACTATTCCAGAAATGAGGGTCCTTTTCCGTCGCTTTTTCTAGTAATTCATTTGCCTTTGCAACTAAGTATTTTGGTTGAGCTAAAACAATGTCCTCAGGAACACGCTGCCCATTTGCAATATAAGAGATTGGAAGGCCATTCTCTATAGTTACACTAATTAATTCACCTAAACTTAGAGATTCATCGATTTTACTTAAAATACAACCAGATAATGGAATGCGTTTGAAGTGATCAATGGTTTCTTGCAGTACTCGGCGTTGTGCCGTTGCTGGCATCACAAGATAGCTATTAATTTGTGATCCACTGTTTTCCATAATCGTATCTAATTGTTCTGTTAAACGTACATCACGTTGTCCCATACCTGCAGTATCCACAAGCACTAAACGACGATTACGTAATTGATACAGAACCGATGCTAATTCATCAGCATCTTTAGCAATTCGTACTGGACAGCCCATAATGCGGCCATAAATAGCCAATTGTTCTTGAGCACCAATACGGAATGTATCTGTTGTAACTAATGCTACTTGGTCAGGACCATATTCCATTGCTGCACGGGCAGCTAATTTAGCAATAGTTGTTGTTTTACCAACCCCTGTAGGGCCCAATAATGCAATGATGCCACCACGTGATAACGTATCCACTTTTGAGGTTGGAATTTGTTCAGCAAGTAGTTTCAATAACGCAGGCCATGCATCTTTTGCTGGTACATCTTCTGGAATATAGCAAGCAAGTTGATCAGCAAGCTCTTCTGATAAACCCATTTTCTCTAGGCGCTTAATCAGCATTGCTCGTAGAGGTTCACGACGCTCTACTTCCTGCCACATAAGACCAGATACTTGATGCTCTAATAAACGACGAATAGATGACATTTCAGAACGCATGTTTTCTAATTCTTCGTTCGACTCGTTATGCGAACGACGACCTTTCTCATAACGAGAAGGATCTAATTTCGGTTGCATTCGCTCTGTTGAATGTCGAACTGGCTCATCAGAAATAAGGTGCGCTAATTTTGGATTATTTTGAATCGCACGAGTCATTTCTGATGTATCTAATCTTGGAGTAGATGCAGAGTTTGAATACGAGTTTGCTGATGATTGAGTCTGAAATTTAGACTGACGTTGCAATAACGCAGCTAAACTATCCTCTTCACGCTCAGCTTTTTCTGGCTCAGGCTCTGTAGAACTATTATGTGAGCCATATTGCTTGATCATATTTGCAAAACGACGTGTCATAGAACCTTTACCAACACTCACCTTGTCTTCTTCAACTTGACGCTGTGATACTGCTGGAAATGATTGAGATTGCGCACTCGGATCAATAGCCGCAACAATTTCAATACCACCGGTTACTTTTTTATTTGACATAATGACAGCGTCAACACCTAGCTCTTCTTTTACTTGAACCAGAGCAGAGCGCATGTCTTTTGCAAAAAATCGTTTAATTTTCAATATCGTATTCCTGCGTTAAATAAGTTGACGCGGTTAGTTACCAACAGCTTGAACAATTCTAATTTGTTTCTCATCAGGGATCTCTTGGTAAGAGAGAACTCGTAAGTTTGGAATCGTATTTTTCACAAACTTAGCTAATGTCGAACGTAATACCCCTGATGTTAACAGCACAGCTGCTTCGCCTTTTAACTCTTGCTCTTGAGTCGCTTGAGTTAATGATGCTTGCAGACGCTCTGCTAACCCAGGCTCAATACCAGTGGTTTCACCACCAGACGCCTGCATAGTTTGATGCAAGATTTGTTCCAATTCAGGAATTAGAGTGATAACTGGCATTTCAGCCTCTATCCCATTGATTTCCTGAACAATTAATCGTTTCAACGAAATTCGAACAGCAGCCGTCAAAATGTCAGGTTCTTGACTTTTTGGCGCATATTCAGACAAAGTTTGGACAATGGTTCGAATATCACGAATTGGAATTGCTTCATTCAATAAATTCTGAAGCACTTTTACAACCGCCCCCAAGGTAATTGATCAGGAACCAGACCCTCAACTAACTTAGGCGAACTCTGCGCCAACAACTCAAGTAAGTTCTGAACTTCTTCGTGACCTAACAGCTGAGCCGCATTATTTGTTAATAACTGACTTAAGTGCGTTGCCAGTACTGTTGCTGCATCTACTACAGTATAGCCTAATGCTTGAGCGTGCTCTCTTTGCTCTTCATTGATCCAAACTGCTTCTAATCCAAACGCTGGATCAAATGTTGGTTCACCTTCAATCGAACCATAAACCTGACCAGGGTTGATAGCCAGTTCTTTATCAGGGCGAATTTCTGCTTCACCACCAGCTACGCCCATCAGCGTAATTCGGTATACATTCGGCGGTAATTCTAAGTTATCTCGAATATGTACAGCAGGTACTAAGAAGCCAAAATCTTGAGATAGCTTCTTACGAACCCCTTTCACAC encodes:
- a CDS encoding MinD/ParA family protein, with protein sequence MIDNNIYDQASGLRRLTKPTLTKVVAVTGGKGGVGKTNVTLNLALSLAQQGKKVMVLDGDLGLANIDIMLGVRAHKNLGHVLDGECELADIIVEGPYGVRLIPATSGTKSMAELTPAQHAGLIRAFSSLEEEVDILLIDTAAGISDMVTSFSRAAQDVLVVVCDEPTSITDAYALIKLLSREHNVQRFKIVANMVRSYREGRELFAKLTLVTDRFLSANMELVACIPLDEKVRLSVRKQKVVVDAYPRSPAALAMKSLANKVVTWPVPKAPSGHLEFFVEKLLRNEKTSEIEDDYV
- the flhF gene encoding flagellar biosynthesis protein FlhF, which produces MKIKRFFAKDMRSALVQVKEELGVDAVIMSNKKVTGGIEIVAAIDPSAQSQSFPAVSQRQVEEDKVSVGKGSMTRRFANMIKQYGSHNSSTEPEPEKAEREEDSLAALLQRQSKFQTQSSANSYSNSASTPRLDTSEMTRAIQNNPKLAHLISDEPVRHSTERMQPKLDPSRYEKGRRSHNESNEELENMRSEMSSIRRLLEHQVSGLMWQEVERREPLRAMLIKRLEKMGLSEELADQLACYIPEDVPAKDAWPALLKLLAEQIPTSKVDTLSRGGIIALLGPTGVGKTTTIAKLAARAAMEYGPDQVALVTTDTFRIGAQEQLAIYGRIMGCPVRIAKDADELASVLYQLRNRRLVLVDTAGMGQRDVRLTEQLDTIMENSGSQINSYLVMPATAQRRVLQETIDHFKRIPLSGCILSKIDESLSLGELISVTIENGLPISYIANGQRVPEDIVLAQPKYLVAKANELLEKATEKDPHFWNSDMPEADNL
- a CDS encoding protein phosphatase CheZ, whose product is MISLTDAKELVALLEGGKQEEANQLVASLAMPSEQPMLKEIGSLTRDLHESLKNFKLDHRVVAIANDEIPDARDRLQYVIDKTEMAANKTMDAVDRSLPIADELHEGLLQVRPQWNSLMKGRIELAQFKTLCHNIDGLLTQVEGNSSELRNELTTILMAQDFQDLTGQIIKRVITLVQEVEDRLVDILTLFKVEERLDAADQSKKPAVAEGPIINPHEREDAVASQDDVDDLLASLGF
- a CDS encoding RNA polymerase sigma factor FliA; protein product: MSDGLTYDHKGNVNSQKAFLERYSDLVKRIAHHLMARLPASVLVDDLIQAGMIGLLEAQQNYDGSKGASFETYAGIRIRGSMLDEIRRGDWVPRSVHKNSRMINSAIRELEAKLSRDPTDKEIADYLELPLDQYYQILNDVNCGKLVGMEDLGVSDDVIATEEQADDNLPFQGVADEHFRVALVEAIKTLPEREALVLSLYYDEELNLKEIGAVIGVSESRVSQIHSQSMQRLRAKLSSWTVE
- a CDS encoding chemotaxis protein CheA, giving the protein MSFEMDEDILQDFLIEAGEILELLSEQLVELEQRPDDADLLNAIFRGFHTVKGGAGFLSLTELVDACHGAENVFDILRTGKRKVTSELMDTILQALDTVNVMFSSVQNGEALEPAEQSLLDELHRLSKPASEDEIASAANEAVVEDIIIEEPVIEVTSSVEEVSVPANNHDSVDDITEDEFERLLDELHGKGASPSSAASVTPAPAAPIASSTSADDGDITDDEFERLLDELHGSGKSPSNATTTPAAKPVEDILSNSGDSDLMTDDEFEKLLDQLHGSGKGPTEEELDQAVQPVAAMNQTTSAPAPVVEAPTRTTAPAPTRTQAPKEDVKAVAKAPAKAPAKSQSESTVRVDTSTLDNIMNMVGELVLVRNRLVSLGLNSNDEEMSKAVSNLDVVTADLQGAVMKTRMQPIKKVFGRFPRVVRDLARTLKKDIVLEMRGEETDLDKNLVEALADPLIHLVRNSVDHGIEMPDDRLKAGKDRTGKVILSASQEGDHILLSIIDDGGGMDADKLRGIAVNRGLMDSDAASRLTNKECYNLIFAPGFSTKTEISDISGRGVGMDVVKTAINQLNGSIDIDSNMGEGTKIVIKVPLTLAILPTLMVGVANQPFALPLASVNEIFHLDLSKTNIVDGQLTTIVREKSIPLFFLQDWLVPGSRQTERTGLGHVVIIQLGAQRVGFVVDTLIGQEEVVIKPLDELLQGTPGMAGATITSDGHIALILDVPNLLKRYAVRMR
- the cheY gene encoding chemotaxis response regulator CheY; this encodes MNKNMKILIVDDFSTMRRIVKNLLRDLGFNNTQEADDGLTALPLLKKGGFDFVVTDWNMPGMQGIDLLKTIRADDELKHLPVLMITAEAKREQIIEAAQAGVNGYIVKPFTAATLKEKLDKIFERL